CACGTCCAAGAAGTCACTTGCCCGCGTCATCAGCGACCTCGGCGACGTCAAGGTCATTGTGAACAAGCAGAAGCAGCAGCAGCTCGACGCTTCCAAGTAAGCACAGCTCACAGAAGCACAGCAAGAACCAAAGCGCTGGTTTCCGCCCATTGGGCGGGAGCCAGCGCTTTGGTTTAACGCTATTTGCCAGCTAGTGCCGGTTCGCTGCGCAAGCTACACCGACGCGCGAAAGCTGCGAAGAAGCGCTAGCGTCGGCCGCGCTTTTGCGCGCGAGCCTTACCGCCAGGCCGACCGCCGCCGCGCAGGTTCGCCCCACTGGACTTGCCCTTGGCCGCGCCGGTGCGGGCCGGCGTCGAACTTTTTGCGACTTTGGCACCCTTTTTAGGCGCGGCATCCTGCTTCGCCTGAACGGAGGGCTGGCGCGAGCTATTGGCACTACGCCCGCGCACCACACCAATAAACTCTTGGATCACTGCCTCATCGTCTGCAGACAACGGGACAGGGTTGTCTATCCAGGCCAGCCCAATGCTCGTTTCTGGCACACCGTGCAGCAGTCGCGAACGCAAGGTTTTCCGGCTGTAGTGCCTGCCCACGGACATTGGCAGGATGAGAATACCCAGGCCAGCCTCCACCAGATCCAGTGCTTCCTCAATCCCGGCCATGGGAGGCAGCGGTTTGCGGGTACCTGCCGCAATTTCGCTAGAAATATCACGCCATTGTGGGAAGTCATCGGGGTCGGCAAGCAGATATTCATCCGCCAGATCCGCAACATCAAGCTCGTCGAAGGCGGCAATGGGGTGATCCTTGGGGGCAACGACAACCGAGAGTTCGCTGTACAGCGGGATCACGTGCAGCCCCGTCTTATCCACGGGCAGCCGCACAAAAGCCATGTCGACCTCGCCGGCCCGCACGGAATCTAACTGGCGCGTTTCCGGCACAGGGTGCGAAACTAAAGGCACGTCCGGCATACGCTCCTGCCAGCGGTGGATCCACTTTCCAGGGGTCACACCCGGGACAAAGGTCACTGTAAGTTCGCGGAATTCAGGCACCTGTTTACCCTAACCTACCGCTTTCCTCTAAAACTACTCTCTGGCCACCGGTACGCTTAGTGCATGAGCATTGAACCTTCACCCCAGGCCATGAAATCCGCCACGGCAGCCAAGAAGCTGGGCATCCACCTGCCCGCAGCACCAGCGAAATTCCAAGAGAACGCAATCAGCCGGGAAGAATTCAAGGTTTTGCAGGAGGAGCCTCCCGCTTGGCTGGAAGAACTGCGCCGCAACGGACCCCACCCGCGTCCGGTCATTGCCCAGAAACTAAACATCTCCGTTGGCGGTCTTAACCGTTCGAATATTTCCGAGGCACTGACGACGGCGGATATCACCGCGCTATTGCAGGCTCCCCCTGCGTGGCTGGTTGAGGAGCGTGCCGTCCACGCCAAGGCTCGTGCCGAGGCCAAGCTGGCGAAAGAGCGGGAAACGGCTCGTCGGCCCAAGAGCTAGCGTCTAAAAGGGCATCTCCAGCCCCGTGAAGTGAAAAAAGCCACCGTTTGCGGTTTAGGCCACCCTGCCACGGGTGGCCTAAACCGCAAACGGTGGCTTTTTATGTAGCGAGCTTCTAGGGGTTGTACGGCTGGCTGGCCTTCCCCAGTACCTCACCCTTGAAGAATTCAGGGTGGCTGCGGTACATAAAGAACATCAGCACCGCTCCGAGGGCAATGACCCCGGCGCCAAGGATGAATACCAGTCCTAGTCCACCAATGTTGGAACCTGAACCATAATCGGGATCCATCGAGTCATAGGCCGTTTTGAAGAACATGACAAGCAAAATCACACCGCCGATGAGCGGGGCAAGGAACTTGAAAATAAAATTCTTGATCCCGTGGAAGGCTTCTGCGCGAAAATACCAGACACAGGCTAGTGCAGTAATGCCGTAGTAGAAACAAATCATCATGCCCAAAGCCGTGATCGTATCCCACAGGGCGTTCTCGGACAGGGTCCGGGTGATGATGTAGAACCCTGCTGCAGCAATGGCTGCTGCCACTGTCGCATAGCCAGGTGACTTGTGCGTGGGGCTGATCTTGCCGAAGCTCTTAGGCAGTGCACGGTAATGCCCCATGGACAGCAGCGTCCTGGCCGGCGAAACGAACGTTGACTGCAAAGACGCCGCCGAGGAACTCAGAATGGCCAGCGACATCAAGATTGCGAAAGGCCCCATGACAGGTCCGGCAAGGACGGCGAAGATGCTGCCCTGATTTTCCGGGTTTCCAGCGCCGAGTCCTGTAGTACCGATGCCAGCGAAGGACAGCGTGGCCAAGGACACCGTCATGTAGATCAGCACAATGACGATGATCGTAACGGTAGCTGCCCGGCCGGGCGTCTTTTTCGGGTTCTTCGTTTCCTCGTTCATTGTTAGCGTGACGTCCCAACCCCAAAAGATGAAGATGGACAACGAAACACCTGCGGCGAACTGCGAGAACGATTCAACGGCGAAGGGATTGAACCAGTCAGCCTGAATGGCTGTGGCATCAAATGCCGTGCCGTTGGCCACGTGAGCGAAGGCCGCGAAGGCGAACCAGCCAAGAACCAGTAACTGGAACGCAACCAGAATGTACTGGAAGGACTTGGTGGTCTCCATACCCCGGTATGAAATCCAACATGCACCTGCGATAAACACCATGGTGGTGGCCAGGTTTAGTGGAAGGTTTCGGGTGAGATCCGCCAGTGAAGGATTGGAAAATATTTGCGCCAGCATCAGGTAAAAGAAATCAACTGCCACCGCCGCCAAGTTCGAGAGCACAATGATGGTGGCAGCAATCAACCCCCAACCGCCCATCCAGCCCAGCCACGGGCCAAAGGCTCGGGTTGCCCAAGTGAAGGAGGTACCGGCGTCGGGCATGGCATTATTTAATTCCCGGTATCCCAACGCCACCAGCAACATGGGAATGAACCCCACAAGGAAAATCGCTGGCAGGTGCACGCCCACTTCCGAGACCGTGGGTCCTAGGGCGGCTGTCAGGGTGTAGGCCGGGGCAATGCAGGAGATGCCTATGACAACAGCACCAATGAGCCCAACGGAGCCGGCCTTAAGGCCCTTTTCACTGAGTCCGTGGTCGCCGGCGGCGTTCCTAACTGTGTCTGGACTTGTCATTTCATCACCTCTGCTGGTCCCGCGGCCTCAGGCTTCGTTGCTTTGACGACGGGGATCTGGGTTGTCTGGAAGAGTTCTTCCGGTTGCAGCACGTAGTTGCGCGGCACCACGATCATGGGCACTGGCAGGGCTCGCAGGATGCGGTTGGCCGTTGCCCCCAAAAAGATCGATTTATTTTGAGCTAAACGGCTTGACCCAATCAGTAGGATCTCGCCCTTTTTCCAATCGAGGTTGTCCACAGCGTCTTCAATAGTGCGCCCGTGGCCAACCACAACGTCGATGTCCAGCTTCTCCAGCTCGCTGCTCTCAACGCCTTGGCTAGCTTCGGCAACCTGTCTAAGGTGACGTTCAGCATCCTCTACAGTGGCGCCCGAATCGCCGGAGCCCAAGGCCACCAGCGAAACTAGCCGCAATGGCAGAGACCGGCGTCTTGCCATAGCAATCCCTGTTCGCAGCACGTCTTCGGCTCCTGCCCGGGTGCCAAGTGCACAGGTCAGGCGCGTGAGTGCTTTTGTGCGGCTATACCCTGCCGGGGCCAAGACAACAGGAATTGTGGAGGCGTGCAGCAGGGAGCTGGCAACCGAACCAACCGAGAATCGCTTGAACAAGCCGGCACTGCTGGCACCAATC
This genomic window from Arthrobacter sp. TMP15 contains:
- a CDS encoding substrate-binding domain-containing protein, which translates into the protein MPEFRELTVTFVPGVTPGKWIHRWQERMPDVPLVSHPVPETRQLDSVRAGEVDMAFVRLPVDKTGLHVIPLYSELSVVVAPKDHPIAAFDELDVADLADEYLLADPDDFPQWRDISSEIAAGTRKPLPPMAGIEEALDLVEAGLGILILPMSVGRHYSRKTLRSRLLHGVPETSIGLAWIDNPVPLSADDEAVIQEFIGVVRGRSANSSRQPSVQAKQDAAPKKGAKVAKSSTPARTGAAKGKSSGANLRGGGRPGGKARAQKRGRR
- a CDS encoding DUF5997 family protein, with the protein product MKSATAAKKLGIHLPAAPAKFQENAISREEFKVLQEEPPAWLEELRRNGPHPRPVIAQKLNISVGGLNRSNISEALTTADITALLQAPPAWLVEERAVHAKARAEAKLAKERETARRPKS
- a CDS encoding APC family permease gives rise to the protein MTSPDTVRNAAGDHGLSEKGLKAGSVGLIGAVVIGISCIAPAYTLTAALGPTVSEVGVHLPAIFLVGFIPMLLVALGYRELNNAMPDAGTSFTWATRAFGPWLGWMGGWGLIAATIIVLSNLAAVAVDFFYLMLAQIFSNPSLADLTRNLPLNLATTMVFIAGACWISYRGMETTKSFQYILVAFQLLVLGWFAFAAFAHVANGTAFDATAIQADWFNPFAVESFSQFAAGVSLSIFIFWGWDVTLTMNEETKNPKKTPGRAATVTIIVIVLIYMTVSLATLSFAGIGTTGLGAGNPENQGSIFAVLAGPVMGPFAILMSLAILSSSAASLQSTFVSPARTLLSMGHYRALPKSFGKISPTHKSPGYATVAAAIAAAGFYIITRTLSENALWDTITALGMMICFYYGITALACVWYFRAEAFHGIKNFIFKFLAPLIGGVILLVMFFKTAYDSMDPDYGSGSNIGGLGLVFILGAGVIALGAVLMFFMYRSHPEFFKGEVLGKASQPYNP
- a CDS encoding universal stress protein, yielding MRYVVGYSANARGGDAVNLAVGLARRQGASLDLVMVMPEGSPYNGVYPPETGFGTILAKQVSKWLDEGLALIPADVPAQAHIRRGDSEAQALIAAAGELGAAMLVIGASSAGLFKRFSVGSVASSLLHASTIPVVLAPAGYSRTKALTRLTCALGTRAGAEDVLRTGIAMARRRSLPLRLVSLVALGSGDSGATVEDAERHLRQVAEASQGVESSELEKLDIDVVVGHGRTIEDAVDNLDWKKGEILLIGSSRLAQNKSIFLGATANRILRALPVPMIVVPRNYVLQPEELFQTTQIPVVKATKPEAAGPAEVMK